A genomic segment from Vicinamibacteria bacterium encodes:
- a CDS encoding CdaR family protein, with protein sequence MGFLLENLPLKAASLALAVLLWFVIAGEKTSERGISVPLELQNFPKDLELTGDPVNSVEVRLRASPGIIHALRLGEISAQINLAGAVEGERIIPLTPEAIRLPFGVRVVKITPASITLNLERTIDKAVPIRPRLLGRPAPGYEVGEVSSEPPEIHIAGPKSRVQEVESAFTEPVSVEGAQAPVTEAVNIGLEDPLLRVQGASRVRVTARVEEVRENRTFEGLAVATRGGPGQVRPSVVRVVVTGRAADLRELGASDIRPYVDLGAGEGPQRLPVTVELGSGHPGVTVLKTEPPQVTVRALGKKG encoded by the coding sequence ATGGGCTTCCTCCTCGAAAACCTGCCCTTGAAAGCGGCCAGCCTGGCCCTAGCCGTGCTCCTCTGGTTCGTCATCGCGGGCGAGAAGACGTCCGAACGGGGGATCTCAGTCCCCCTCGAGCTCCAGAACTTCCCCAAGGACCTGGAACTGACCGGCGACCCCGTCAACAGCGTCGAGGTGCGCCTGCGCGCCTCGCCCGGCATCATCCACGCCCTCCGCCTGGGGGAGATATCCGCCCAGATCAACCTCGCGGGGGCGGTGGAGGGCGAGCGCATCATCCCCCTCACCCCGGAGGCGATCCGCCTCCCCTTCGGGGTCAGGGTGGTGAAGATCACTCCCGCCAGCATCACCTTGAACCTCGAGCGGACCATCGACAAGGCCGTGCCCATCCGGCCCCGGCTCCTGGGGCGTCCCGCCCCCGGTTACGAGGTGGGGGAGGTCAGCAGCGAGCCCCCCGAGATCCACATTGCCGGGCCCAAGAGCCGGGTCCAGGAGGTGGAGAGCGCGTTCACGGAGCCCGTCTCCGTGGAGGGGGCGCAGGCTCCGGTGACGGAAGCGGTCAACATCGGCCTGGAGGACCCCCTCCTGCGCGTGCAAGGCGCCTCCCGGGTACGGGTGACCGCCCGCGTGGAGGAGGTCCGCGAGAACCGCACCTTCGAGGGGCTGGCGGTGGCCACGCGGGGGGGGCCGGGCCAGGTCCGGCCATCGGTGGTGCGGGTCGTGGTCACGGGGCGGGCGGCCGACCTGCGGGAGCTCGGCGCGAGCGACATCCGCCCTTACGTGGACCTGGGGGCAGGAGAGGGCCCCCAGCGTCTCCCGGTGACGGTGGAGCTAGGCTCCGGGCACCCGGGGGTGACGGTGCTGAAAACGGAGCCCCCCCAGGTCACCGTTCGTGCCCTCGGGAAGAAGGGCTGA